A segment of the Ignavibacteria bacterium genome:
AATTCTTTTCGTTATTTCAAGTAGTAATAATCTAAAATCTTCATTCTAAAATCTAAAATCAAACTATGCTTTCCAAAATTTTCTCCGCCGCAACGTACGGTATCAATGCATATTTCGTTGAAGTGGAAACGCATATTCAACCGAATACAACGCCGAACTTTTTACTCGTCGGTTTGCCGGATAATGCGGTGAAAGAAAGCCGCGAGCGTGTTTCATCGGCGATTCGCAATTCCGGTTTGCATTATCCCGGATTGAAAATTACCGTCAATCTCGCGCCGGCAGATGTGAAGAAAGAAGGTTCATCGTACGATTTACCGATTGCAATTGGAATTCTTGCTGCGAATGCAAACGTGTCGGAAGAAAAATTGAGCGACTATATTATTCTCGGAGAACTCGCGCTTGATGGTTCGCTTC
Coding sequences within it:
- a CDS encoding ATP-binding protein; protein product: MLSKIFSAATYGINAYFVEVETHIQPNTTPNFLLVGLPDNAVKESRERVSSAIRNSGLHYPGLKITVNLAPADVKKEGSSYDLPIAIGILAANANVSEEKLSDYIILGELALDGSLRPIHGVLPIALEVKHNNKRGIILPKENANEAAMVQGIEVFGVSSLNEALEFLNGSSSMQPTTVNIKDVFEN